In the genome of Buteo buteo unplaced genomic scaffold, bButBut1.hap1.1 HAP1_SCAFFOLD_98, whole genome shotgun sequence, the window TTGGgggtgtcccctcccaattaAGGAGTTTTTGGGGTCCCTCCTCCCCCAAtggaggggttttgggggtctcCCATGGGAAAAGAGGAGGTCCCCCCCAAAATGAGGGGGAtttttggggtgtcccccccaatTAAGGAGATTTTGGgggtgtcccctcccaattaAGGCGATTTTGGGGTCTCTCCCCCCCAagggagggggtttgggggtctcCCATGGGAAAAGAGGGGGTCCCCCCAAAATGagggggggttttggggtgtcccccTCAATTAAGGAGATTTTggggtgtgtccccccctcAGAGCACTgacacccccttttttttttccctcccccccacaGGTCCCCCCTAACTGGACCGCGGCCCCCCGCaaccgcccgccccccccctccaccgccGGAACCAAGCCCCCCCAAATCTCcagagggggcgggggggcaccCCTCGCTTTCTGGAACCAGTGCCCCCCTTTATTTCCAGGGGGTCCCCCCAAAAATTCACGGGGGACCCCTaaaaccccaccacccccgTCCTCCACAACCCCTCAAGAAGCCGGGGGGGCTCCGGATACCGGCGAGGGGGACCCCGAAAATCGGGGGGGAGGTGGAGAAGTAGTTTAATTAGTGATAttgtggggggggtggggggggtccttgcaccccaaaatcctccccctgcaccccaaaattgccccccctccccccatagCGTAGGCCTAATTAAAGCCGTTTGCTGACAACTACCCCCGCTCCGCTCTGCCTCCTGTCTgtgatttggggtttgggggggggggtgggaagaagggatttgggggggattcctcacaaaaaaagaggaaaaaaaagcgaaaaaaaaaaaaaaaagggggtgcccccccctcaAATCTGTCTCTGCCAGGCCACAAGATGGCGGCGGGAGCCCTCAACAAAGATGGCGGCGGTTGCCATGGCGCCCGTAGGACGGGGCCAGCCCTCAAAATGGCGGCGGTTGCCATGGCACCCGTACGGGGAGGGGCGGTGCCAGTTCTCAAAATGGCGGCCGGTGCCAGTTCCCAAAATGGCGGCCGGTGCCaaggcaacccccccccccccccccccgccttggcGCCCTTActcaagatggcggcggcggcttcAAGGGCTTTTCCCGCCTTTTCCGTTTCCGGGTGaagggcgggcggcggagcccCGGGAAGCGGCGGCAGGGCCCGGCGGCGGTTCCCGGTGGTCGGCGGTCGCCATGTCGGATACGTGGAGCTCCATCCAGGCCCATAAGAAGCAGCTGGACTCGCTGAGGGAGCGGCTGCAGCGGCGGAGGAAGCAGGACCCGCTGGGTGATGgcgcggagggggggggaggtggggggtcgGGGGTTAATGAGGGGTCGGGGGTTAatgaggggggtggggggtgaggggttaatgggggtctgggggtatttgggggtCAGGGGTTAATGGGAAGGTCAGGGGTTAATGGGCTCAGGGGGTgtttggggttggggtcagGGGTTAATGAGGGGGTCAGGGGGTGTTGGGGGGTCAAGGGTTAACGGGAAGGTCAGGGGTTAATGGGGTTcaggggttgtttggggttggggCCAGGGGTTAATGGGGGTCAGGGCTTAATGAGGGGTCAGAGGTTATTGGGGGTTAGGGTTTAATGAGGGGTCAGAGGTTAttgggggttagggttaatggGGAGGTCAAGGGTTAATGGGGGTCAGGGGGTGTTTGGGGTCAGAGGTTAATGGGGGTCAGGGGTTAatggggggtgagggggtgttGAGGGGTCAGGGGTTAATGGGGAGGTCAGGGGTTAATGGGGCAGTGGGTTAATGGAGGTCAGGGGTTAATGAGCGGTCAGAGGTTATTGGGGGTCAGGGGGTGTTGGGGGTCAGGGGTTAATGGGAAGGTCAAGGGTTAATGGGGGGTCAGGGGTTAATGGGAAGGTCAAGGGTTAATGGGGGGTCAGGGGTTAAAGGGGAGTCAGGGGGTGTTGAAGGGTCAGGGGTTAATGAGGGGCCAGAGGTTAATGATGGGTCAGAGGTTAATGGGGTCAGGGGGTATTGGGGGGTTAGGAGTTAATGGGGAGGTCAAGGGTTAATGGGGTTCGGGGGGTGTTTGAGGGGTCAGGGGTTAATGGGGGTCGGGGTTAATGGGGGGGGTCAGAGGTTAAGGGGAGGGCTCAGGCCCTCACAGGAGGGGTCAGAGTTCAGGGGtattttcggggggggggggcggcagcctCACCCCCCGCAGCCATTCTGGGGgtgccgcccccctcccccacctcacccccccttcccctccccccacaGACCCCCGCCACGCCGACCCCCCCCGCAcctccagccccgctccccccacccccaccccgggcgGGACCCCCACGCCGGGGGGGTTGGGGGTCACCGTCGCTTCCGTCGCCGCCACCGCCGTCACCGTCGCCACGCCggccgccccgggggggggaaACGCCAGCCCCCCCGGCGCCGACCTCACCACCGACCCCGCCTTGGaacgccgcctcctcctccacctcgCCGAcctcaccctgcccctccccaccgACGCCCTCGCCATTTGCCGCGCCATCGCCACCGTAAGCCCCCTTAGATGCCTCCTCGCGATTTTTAAAGACCCCCCCTGCCAATTTCTCTAACCCGCCACCCCCaaatctttgggtttttttggggggacgGACACAGGCGGACGCGCCCGTCACCCAGCGCGGGGTGGAGAGTTTGCTGCAGAAGTTCGCGGCCCAGGAATTGATCGAGGTGAGGAGGGGGTTGCTTCAAGATGGACCATCTCAACCTACCTTGGTCACCTACGCCGATCACTCGAAGCTTTCCGCCATGACCGGCGCCGTTATCGAAACCGGAGGACCTCCGACGAAAGATCCTCCCGGAAGAAAACGACGGGCAGAACAAGACGGAAGCGGAACGTCAACGATGGCGACGGCGGGGGGAGGAGAAACGGGGAAGGAAGCGATGAAGAAGTCGCGGAAGCAAGCGTCCGACGTGGACTTGGAGATCGAGAGTTTGCTTAGTCAGCAATCCAccaaggagcagcagagcaagAAGGTGGGTTTCACCCCAAAAATGGTGGGGGACACCCTTGGGTGTCTTCTCCAAGGGTTGAGGTCTTGGAGATCCCACCAAGGAAGAACATGCGTTCACCCAAAAATGGTGGCGGACACCCTTGGGTGTCTTCTCCAAGGGTTGGGGTCTTGGAGATCCCACCAACAAAGAAGATGGGTTCACCCAAAAATGGTGGGGGACACCCTTGGGTGTCTCTCAAAGGGTTGAGGTCTTGGAGACCCaatgaaggagaagaaggtgggtTCACCCTAAAAATGGTGGAGGACACCCTTGGGTGTCTCTTGGAGGATTGGGATTTTGGAAACCTGACCAAGGAGGAAGGTCGGTTCACCCGAAAAATGATGGAGGACACACTTGGATGTTCCTCGAAGGGTTGAGGTCTTGGAGATCCCACCAAGGAAGAAGGTGGGTTCACCCCAAAAATGGTGGAGGACACCCTTGGGTGTCCCTCAAAGGGTTGAGGTCTTGAAGACCTGACCAAGGAAGAAGGTGGTTTCACCCCAAAAATGGTGGGGGGCAGTTGTGGGTGCTCTTCAAAGAGTTGAGGTCTTGGAGACCCAACCAAGAAGAAGGTGGGTTCACACCAAAAATGGTGGAGCACCCTTGGGTGTCTTCTTGAAGGGTTGAGGTGTTGGAGATCCAACGAAGGAAGAAGGTGGGTTCACCCCAAAAATGCTGGAGGACACCCTTGGGTGTCCGTCAAAGGGTTGAGGTCTTGAAGACCTGACCAAGGAAGAAGATGGTTTCACCCCAAAAATGGTGGGGGGCAGATGTGGGTGCTCCTCAAAGAGTTGAGGTCTTGGAGAGCCAACCAAGGAGAAGGTGGGTTCACCCCAAAATTGTGGAGGACACCCATGGGTGTCTTCACAAGGGGTTGACTTTTTGGGGTCCCACCAAGAAGAAGGTGGTGAGTTCACCCCAAAATTGTGCTGAACGCCCTTGGGTGTCTTCTCAAGGGGTTGACTTTTTGAGGTCGCACCAAGGAGAAGAAGGTGAGTTCACCCCAAAATGGTGCCAAAATTGTGGAGAACACCGTTGGGTGTCTTCTCAAGGGGTTGAGTTTTTGAGGTCCcaccaaggaggagaaggtgagtTCACC includes:
- the METTL3 gene encoding N(6)-adenosine-methyltransferase catalytic subunit METTL3, yielding MSDTWSSIQAHKKQLDSLRERLQRRRKQDPLDPRHADPPRTSSPAPPTPTPGGTPTPGGLGVTVASVAATAVTVATPAAPGGGNASPPGADLTTDPALERRLLLHLADLTLPLPTDALAICRAIATADAPVTQRGVESLLQKFAAQELIEVRRGLLQDGPSQPTLVTYADHSKLSAMTGAVIETGGPPTKDPPGRKRRAEQDGSGTSTMATAGGGETGKEAMKKSRKQASDVDLEIESLLSQQSTKEQQSKKVSQEILELLNTTTAKEQSIVEKFRSRGRAQVQEFCDHGTKEECVKATGADR